A window of the Acidithiobacillus thiooxidans ATCC 19377 genome harbors these coding sequences:
- a CDS encoding DNA-binding domain-containing protein, translated as MQISDTPNEQDRLRILTAHLRNPVQQPCPGFMDAQAVDLYRELLVGNFDAALRACFPLWIRCLGEARYLLWRDEFIAEHACRSPFFRQIPDEFMAYLSQNPQRLQQDLPYALELAHLEWLELALGVAQTDTLPEHSGSEAQDPWTTPLRLNAVHALVQYAYPVQQLILRPTFSAAPVLDPNPVSLYLYRDRDDAVQMLEPDALSLQILVSLDADPQSGSAIFQHWQDHGKIDGNAQTVAEQMQGLLRQMLDLQMIDFVNSNDCRTLHD; from the coding sequence ATGCAGATTTCTGATACGCCCAATGAACAGGACCGGCTCAGGATACTGACTGCCCATCTGCGCAACCCGGTCCAGCAACCCTGTCCAGGATTTATGGATGCCCAGGCGGTAGATCTTTACCGGGAACTGCTGGTGGGTAATTTTGATGCCGCCCTGCGTGCCTGTTTTCCTCTGTGGATTCGCTGCCTGGGTGAAGCCCGATATCTGCTCTGGCGAGATGAGTTCATTGCTGAACATGCCTGTCGCAGTCCGTTTTTTCGCCAGATTCCCGATGAGTTTATGGCCTATCTGAGCCAAAATCCGCAACGTCTTCAGCAGGATCTGCCTTATGCTCTGGAACTGGCGCACCTGGAATGGCTGGAACTGGCTCTGGGTGTTGCCCAGACCGACACACTCCCCGAGCACAGCGGATCAGAAGCGCAGGATCCCTGGACCACCCCGCTACGGCTGAACGCGGTTCATGCGCTGGTTCAGTATGCCTATCCTGTACAGCAACTGATATTGCGGCCAACATTCTCCGCAGCCCCCGTTCTCGACCCGAATCCGGTTTCCCTGTACCTTTATCGGGATCGGGACGACGCTGTCCAGATGCTTGAGCCTGATGCCTTGAGCCTGCAAATACTGGTCAGTCTGGATGCAGACCCGCAATCTGGAAGCGCCATCTTCCAGCATTGGCAAGACCACGGGAAGATTGACGGGAATGCCCAAACAGTTGCCGAGCAAATGCAGGGGCTCCTGCGCCAGATGCTGGATCTGCAGATGATAGACTTTGTGAACAGCAATGACTGCCGGACCTTACATGACTGA
- the recC gene encoding exodeoxyribonuclease V subunit gamma yields the protein MTETLAGSLEPGFIVLQGDRLEWLRDAVLEWLRNHPLQPLEEEIFLVQSNGIAEWLQWTLAEHEGICAAVKVMLPGRFLWDSYARVLGREQVASRSPLDKQALTWRLIRLLPQLLSTHDFAPLQHYLNGNGSTAMERRWQMAAQIADLFDQYQVYRSDWLQDWAEGRDTLRSAQGQTASIPADQRWQSRLWQAVQQDLLLQNQSAVMGRAEVHQAFIKVMTNGVTPRPALPRRVILFGAATLPEQSLSALAALGKSMQVILAVPNPCRFYWGDIILGRELLRRERRRQPLRQDRDLSQIAPENLHSECNVLLAQWGRQGRDFLNMLEQWDDTQARQSALAIPRIDLFSEDWGETLLRQLQVLIREQEVITPEHCQPVCETDRSIVFHVAHSALRELQVLHDQLLDHLATGSMQPRDIIVMVPEISRFAPLIRATFDQYDREDARYIPYHIVDLQAREESPLLQALDWLLQLPEQRCQQSEIRDLLHCPAFRRRFGMETEDLPLLESWLEESGWRWGLSAEHRHALGMSYCGAQNTGAFALQRLNLGYANGHDSHFAHIEAYGEAGGLDAALLGPLNQMLESLENWQHALSTARSPQAWAEAARQLLADFFSAEDADDTEIMQQLDAALQQWLEDCALADFAEDLPLAVFRANWLDMLNLPELHRHFLGGGVTFCTLLPMRAVPYAMICLLGMNEEDYPRRNPRPDYDLMALAGMSRPGDRSRRDDDHYLMLEALLAARQILYISWTGRDPRNNQPRQPALMISQLRDAIARGWPDKYPIDDPAPEKNQLLRRITLEHPLQAFSSSYLEHPQKHHTWAREWFPDPEENPPPEQALVIPETVSRRLKDLIEFFRCPSRAFYRQRLDTFFQDDPSGSTDNETFVLNGLDQYGLLNAILEAGTENTQHPHVIAQKIAAQLRSGHYAFGILGQRQAETLRSSAAPILSVWQTLMQSWQPEHQRHALCHEAGHVLLDDWLPPLYLDADQHRAFLQCRASRLLHDKNQIQADKMADIWIQQLLAADLGIASRAIVLGKDAVIHSTQPCENASDTLNDLLDFWGEGLLQPLPVTLKTAVAALHNANPAVIYEGNQHSDGEVQRYPGLARDYPDFARLSSQRCGPRQWGFQEYAEALYRPFADWLEKLEVEPHA from the coding sequence ATGACTGAAACATTGGCCGGCTCCCTGGAGCCCGGTTTTATTGTCCTCCAGGGCGACCGCCTGGAATGGCTTCGTGATGCCGTCCTCGAATGGCTGCGCAATCACCCGCTGCAGCCTCTCGAAGAAGAAATTTTTCTGGTCCAGAGTAACGGCATTGCCGAATGGCTGCAGTGGACCCTGGCAGAGCACGAAGGGATTTGTGCAGCCGTCAAGGTCATGCTGCCGGGACGTTTTCTCTGGGACAGTTACGCCAGGGTACTGGGCCGGGAGCAGGTCGCCAGTCGTTCTCCTCTTGATAAGCAGGCACTTACCTGGCGACTGATACGGCTGCTTCCGCAGCTGCTATCCACCCATGATTTTGCCCCCCTGCAGCATTATCTCAACGGCAACGGCAGCACTGCCATGGAACGCCGCTGGCAGATGGCCGCGCAAATTGCCGATCTTTTCGATCAATATCAGGTTTATCGCAGTGACTGGCTGCAGGACTGGGCGGAGGGCCGGGATACGTTGCGCAGCGCGCAGGGACAAACCGCCAGCATACCGGCAGATCAGCGTTGGCAGTCTCGACTCTGGCAGGCTGTCCAGCAGGATCTGCTGCTACAGAATCAAAGCGCCGTCATGGGCCGGGCCGAAGTGCACCAGGCTTTCATAAAGGTCATGACAAACGGAGTAACACCGCGTCCGGCCCTGCCCCGCCGGGTCATCCTGTTCGGGGCGGCCACCCTGCCCGAACAGAGCCTGAGCGCTCTGGCGGCACTGGGGAAAAGCATGCAGGTAATTCTCGCAGTACCCAATCCCTGCCGTTTTTATTGGGGAGACATCATTTTAGGGCGGGAACTGCTCCGCCGCGAACGCCGTCGCCAGCCCCTGCGCCAGGATCGGGACCTGAGCCAAATAGCTCCCGAAAACCTGCATAGTGAATGTAATGTGTTACTCGCCCAATGGGGTCGCCAGGGTCGGGATTTTCTGAACATGCTGGAGCAATGGGATGATACCCAGGCCAGACAAAGCGCGCTGGCCATCCCGCGTATTGACCTGTTTAGCGAAGACTGGGGCGAGACCCTGCTCAGACAACTGCAGGTACTGATCCGCGAGCAGGAAGTCATTACTCCGGAACACTGTCAGCCAGTCTGCGAAACCGACCGTTCCATTGTTTTTCACGTCGCCCACAGCGCCCTGCGCGAGTTGCAGGTTCTCCATGACCAGCTACTGGACCATCTCGCCACCGGTTCCATGCAGCCTCGGGATATCATTGTGATGGTCCCGGAAATCAGCCGCTTTGCGCCGCTGATTCGCGCCACTTTTGATCAGTACGACCGCGAAGATGCACGCTATATTCCCTACCATATTGTGGATTTGCAGGCGCGCGAAGAATCTCCCCTGCTGCAGGCACTGGACTGGTTGCTGCAATTACCGGAACAGCGCTGTCAGCAAAGTGAAATCCGTGATCTGCTGCATTGCCCGGCCTTCCGTCGACGCTTCGGCATGGAAACCGAGGACCTGCCCCTGCTCGAATCCTGGCTGGAAGAATCGGGATGGCGCTGGGGTTTATCGGCAGAACATCGCCACGCATTGGGTATGTCCTACTGCGGCGCGCAAAATACTGGTGCTTTTGCCCTGCAGCGGCTGAATCTCGGTTATGCCAATGGCCATGACAGTCACTTCGCCCATATCGAGGCCTACGGCGAGGCCGGGGGGCTCGACGCAGCACTGCTGGGTCCTCTCAATCAGATGCTGGAAAGTCTGGAAAACTGGCAACACGCTCTGAGCACGGCGCGGAGTCCGCAGGCCTGGGCTGAAGCGGCCCGGCAGTTGCTCGCCGATTTTTTCAGTGCCGAAGACGCAGATGACACTGAAATCATGCAACAACTGGACGCCGCCCTGCAGCAGTGGCTGGAAGATTGTGCCCTGGCGGATTTTGCCGAAGACCTGCCCCTGGCAGTATTTCGCGCCAACTGGCTGGACATGCTCAACCTGCCGGAATTACATCGCCATTTTCTCGGTGGTGGAGTCACCTTCTGCACCTTGCTACCCATGCGGGCGGTTCCCTACGCCATGATCTGCCTGTTGGGCATGAACGAGGAAGACTATCCGCGTCGCAATCCGCGCCCGGATTATGATTTGATGGCCCTGGCGGGCATGAGTCGTCCGGGTGACCGCTCACGCCGGGATGATGATCATTACCTGATGCTGGAAGCCCTGCTGGCGGCACGGCAAATCCTGTATATCAGCTGGACGGGTCGGGACCCGCGCAATAATCAGCCGCGTCAACCGGCCTTAATGATCAGCCAGTTACGCGATGCCATCGCCAGGGGCTGGCCGGATAAATATCCCATCGACGACCCCGCGCCCGAAAAAAACCAACTGCTCCGCCGCATCACCCTAGAACACCCGCTGCAGGCGTTCAGCAGCAGTTATCTGGAGCATCCACAAAAACACCATACCTGGGCGCGCGAATGGTTCCCTGATCCGGAAGAAAATCCCCCACCCGAACAGGCACTGGTGATTCCCGAAACAGTCAGCAGAAGGCTGAAAGATTTGATTGAGTTTTTCCGCTGTCCCTCACGGGCGTTTTATCGGCAACGTCTGGATACATTTTTTCAGGATGACCCCTCCGGCAGCACAGATAATGAAACTTTTGTCCTGAATGGTCTGGATCAATATGGCCTGCTCAACGCCATCCTGGAGGCAGGAACAGAAAACACCCAACATCCGCATGTTATTGCGCAAAAAATTGCCGCACAATTGCGCAGCGGTCATTATGCCTTCGGGATTCTGGGACAGCGGCAGGCGGAAACCTTGCGTAGCAGCGCCGCGCCTATTCTCAGCGTCTGGCAAACCCTGATGCAAAGCTGGCAGCCCGAGCATCAACGCCATGCGCTTTGTCATGAAGCTGGGCATGTGTTGCTGGATGACTGGCTGCCGCCTTTGTATCTAGATGCCGACCAGCATCGGGCTTTTCTGCAGTGCCGTGCCAGTCGCCTGCTCCATGATAAAAACCAGATTCAGGCTGACAAAATGGCGGATATTTGGATACAGCAATTATTGGCCGCAGATTTGGGTATTGCCAGCCGCGCCATTGTGCTGGGCAAGGATGCCGTGATCCACAGCACCCAGCCCTGTGAAAATGCTTCCGACACGCTTAATGATCTGCTGGATTTCTGGGGAGAAGGCCTCCTCCAGCCCCTGCCTGTCACCCTGAAAACAGCAGTGGCCGCGTTACACAACGCCAACCCCGCTGTCATTTATGAAGGGAATCAGCATAGCGACGGAGAAGTACAGCGTTATCCCGGTCTGGCTCGGGACTATCCGGATTTTGCCCGCCTGAGCAGCCAGCGCTGCGGGCCTCGCCAGTGGGGCTTTCAGGAATATGCCGAAGCCCTGTACCGGCCCTTTGCCGACTGGCTGGAAAAACTGGAAGTGGAGCCACACGCATGA
- a CDS encoding pirin family protein, whose product MKKILGIYDAPPSHWVGDGFPVSSLLSYHQHGKMLSPFLLLDHAGPMHFTPSKQPRGVGTHPHRGFETVTIVYKGEVAHKDSTGRGGIIGPGDVQWMTAGSGILHEEFHSPAFTAAGGELEMVQLWVNLPARNKMTTPAYQAIMDGDIPQVRLPEQAGSLRVIAGEYAGEKGPAHTFSPLQVWDIRLQAGGRSQWTLPEGWNVALVLLQGELTVNGENVLRAAQMLVLDAAAQDFSIEAHSDAVLLLLSGEPLDEPIVGYGPFVMNTEAEIQQAIADFRSGRFGQMEQ is encoded by the coding sequence ATGAAAAAAATATTGGGTATTTATGATGCACCGCCTTCCCATTGGGTCGGAGATGGCTTTCCGGTCAGTTCGCTGCTTTCTTATCATCAACACGGCAAAATGTTGAGTCCTTTTCTGCTGCTGGATCATGCCGGGCCTATGCATTTTACTCCCAGTAAACAGCCGCGTGGCGTAGGTACCCATCCCCATCGGGGTTTTGAGACGGTCACCATTGTGTATAAGGGCGAGGTCGCCCACAAGGATTCAACCGGTCGTGGTGGAATAATTGGCCCCGGCGATGTGCAATGGATGACTGCTGGCTCAGGAATTTTGCATGAGGAGTTCCATTCGCCAGCATTCACGGCAGCCGGGGGCGAACTGGAGATGGTGCAGCTCTGGGTGAATCTTCCGGCGCGAAACAAAATGACGACGCCTGCTTATCAGGCCATTATGGATGGAGATATTCCCCAAGTGCGTTTGCCGGAACAGGCTGGATCATTACGGGTGATTGCGGGTGAATATGCCGGAGAAAAAGGCCCGGCCCATACTTTTTCGCCGCTACAGGTCTGGGATATTCGTCTGCAGGCCGGGGGGCGCAGTCAATGGACGCTGCCCGAAGGATGGAATGTGGCGCTGGTGCTGTTGCAAGGAGAATTGACGGTGAACGGTGAAAATGTGCTACGGGCCGCGCAGATGCTGGTGCTGGATGCTGCGGCTCAGGATTTTTCCATCGAAGCCCACAGTGATGCGGTACTTTTACTGCTCAGTGGCGAACCGCTTGATGAGCCTATTGTCGGATATGGCCCGTTTGTCATGAACACGGAAGCGGAAATTCAACAGGCCATTGCAGATTTCAGAAGTGGCCGTTTCGGGCAGATGGAACAATGA
- a CDS encoding DUF692 domain-containing protein, with amino-acid sequence MTGAHAAANLPENAIGLGLRREFLDDLLAHTQSDIHFFELAPENWIGFGGRPEQQLRQLTDIYPFICHGLSLSIGGPEPLDMNLLEAVGDFMQEHGIQHYSEHLAFCSDRGQLYDLLPLPLTEEMLEYVAQRVMQVQDFLKMPLIIENTAYYGDYAHSTMSEQDFLLGLLAKSGCKLLLDLNNLYVNSCNHHYDALEFMQFLPAERIVYQHIAGHQQHVNGWLIDTHDAAVDPAVWKLLQHSREQFGPKPTLLEWDNQIPPLEDLLREARKIAPQTAAHADF; translated from the coding sequence ATGACGGGAGCACATGCCGCCGCCAACCTGCCTGAAAATGCCATTGGCCTTGGCCTGCGCAGGGAGTTTCTGGACGACTTACTGGCCCATACCCAGAGTGATATCCATTTTTTTGAACTGGCTCCGGAAAACTGGATTGGCTTTGGTGGCCGCCCGGAACAGCAGCTCCGTCAGTTGACGGATATCTATCCTTTTATTTGTCATGGTCTTTCCCTATCCATCGGCGGGCCGGAACCGCTTGACATGAATCTCCTGGAAGCCGTGGGCGACTTCATGCAAGAGCACGGCATTCAGCACTACAGCGAGCATCTGGCTTTTTGCTCCGACCGGGGTCAACTTTACGATTTATTGCCCCTGCCGCTGACGGAAGAAATGCTGGAATATGTCGCGCAGCGGGTGATGCAGGTCCAGGATTTCCTGAAAATGCCCTTGATTATCGAAAACACGGCCTACTATGGTGATTATGCACACAGCACCATGAGCGAGCAGGACTTTCTTTTGGGGCTGCTGGCAAAATCTGGCTGCAAGCTGTTATTGGACCTCAACAACCTGTATGTGAACAGTTGCAATCATCACTACGATGCTTTGGAATTTATGCAGTTTTTGCCCGCAGAACGCATCGTTTATCAACACATCGCCGGACACCAGCAGCATGTGAACGGCTGGCTGATTGATACCCACGATGCTGCTGTGGACCCTGCCGTATGGAAACTGCTGCAACACAGTCGGGAGCAATTTGGCCCCAAGCCCACTCTGCTGGAATGGGATAACCAAATCCCACCCCTTGAGGATTTATTGCGCGAGGCCCGAAAAATTGCACCGCAAACAGCAGCTCATGCAGATTTCTGA
- a CDS encoding LysR family transcriptional regulator, protein MEDLNDLYYYVQAVEHGGFAPAARAINLPKSKLSRRVAGLEERLGVRLIQRSTRHFTVTEIGQIYYTHCKAMLVEAEGAQEAIDSVKAEPAGVLRLTCPVALLHLQVSTMLADFMAQYPRVTLLLEASNRRVDLLGEGVDVAIRVRPPPLPDSELIQRILAERSQCLVVSPTLGLQARRIQQPDDLVKLPSMGLGSLQQNHHWELFGPQNAVVIRTHQPRFVTTDMIALRDAAIAGVGVVQLPLLMVREALTTGTLMRILPAWAPHPELIHAVFPSRRGLLPAVRALIDFLAARFAELQEDSPHF, encoded by the coding sequence ATGGAAGACCTGAACGACCTCTATTATTACGTCCAGGCAGTAGAGCATGGGGGTTTCGCTCCGGCGGCACGTGCCATCAACCTGCCGAAATCCAAACTCAGCCGTCGCGTCGCCGGGCTGGAAGAGCGCCTGGGTGTGCGCCTGATCCAACGCTCTACGCGCCATTTCACCGTGACGGAAATCGGGCAAATCTACTATACCCACTGTAAGGCCATGCTGGTGGAAGCCGAAGGGGCTCAAGAGGCCATTGATTCCGTCAAGGCGGAACCCGCCGGCGTATTGCGGCTCACCTGTCCGGTAGCCCTGCTGCATTTGCAGGTCAGCACCATGCTCGCGGATTTCATGGCGCAGTATCCTCGGGTCACCTTACTGCTCGAAGCCAGCAACCGGCGGGTAGATTTACTGGGTGAAGGTGTGGATGTCGCCATCCGGGTCAGGCCACCGCCATTGCCTGATAGTGAACTCATCCAACGTATTCTGGCCGAGCGCAGTCAATGCCTGGTGGTCAGCCCCACCCTGGGGCTTCAGGCAAGACGCATCCAGCAACCCGACGATCTGGTAAAATTACCGAGCATGGGTCTGGGAAGCCTCCAGCAAAATCATCATTGGGAGTTGTTCGGACCGCAAAATGCCGTCGTCATCCGGACGCATCAGCCCCGCTTCGTCACTACAGACATGATTGCCCTGCGGGATGCAGCCATAGCCGGGGTGGGAGTTGTCCAGCTGCCGCTACTGATGGTGCGCGAAGCTTTGACTACAGGCACTTTGATGCGCATATTGCCTGCGTGGGCCCCACATCCGGAGCTTATCCACGCCGTATTTCCTTCGCGACGGGGGCTGCTCCCTGCCGTACGCGCCCTGATAGATTTTCTCGCAGCGCGTTTTGCCGAACTGCAGGAAGACAGTCCACATTTTTAG
- a CDS encoding Slp family lipoprotein: MTKQRLAFWTTLISAACLSGCATVTPVSGTFPNITPVAAQSGNFNGHQVRWGGKIIETRPETQQTCFTVLGEPLRNDGRPRSEEGEAHIGRFVACAPGFYDPMLYRPDREVTFIGMITGTEHHDVGQFSYTYPKLAANTVYLWPIEPPRAQVEQQVFVGTGFGFFPGWYGPGWGYWPRGRW; the protein is encoded by the coding sequence ATGACGAAACAACGCCTGGCTTTCTGGACCACCCTGATCAGTGCCGCCTGCCTTTCCGGTTGCGCCACGGTCACCCCGGTCAGCGGTACTTTCCCAAACATCACCCCTGTCGCCGCACAAAGCGGCAATTTCAATGGTCATCAAGTTCGCTGGGGTGGCAAAATCATTGAAACCCGACCCGAAACGCAGCAAACCTGCTTTACCGTACTGGGTGAACCCCTGCGCAATGATGGCAGACCCCGGTCGGAAGAAGGTGAGGCGCATATTGGTCGCTTTGTGGCCTGCGCACCCGGTTTTTATGATCCCATGCTTTATCGTCCCGACCGTGAGGTCACTTTTATCGGAATGATTACCGGCACTGAGCACCATGATGTAGGTCAGTTCAGTTATACTTATCCCAAACTGGCAGCGAATACCGTGTATTTGTGGCCTATAGAACCGCCCCGTGCACAGGTGGAGCAACAGGTTTTTGTCGGCACCGGCTTTGGTTTCTTTCCTGGTTGGTACGGACCCGGTTGGGGATATTGGCCTCGGGGTCGCTGGTAA